The stretch of DNA TAAATCTCATACTTCCTTCTCAGCCAAGTACTTCTAAGAAATGGGAATGAGTCTAACCTGCTACACAAGTACTGATAAAGAACTAACTTACATATGTActtcataaaactatttttatgtaACATAAAAATTCATGTACATACAGATATCATACAATATGTGTATTATTAACATAACGGACATAGAGATGCTCATAAGGACCTCATTCTTTACTTATTCTAATTACCATTTTAGAAACAAATCTACTCTTCTAAGAGACCCCTTTTAAACTGGACTTGAAAACAGCCTGGTTCACTGAAGGGAGTTAGCACCATCTAGAGGACAAAAGTGGGCAACACATGAGGATGGCAAGAAAACAGTTCCTGTAACAATGTAAAGTAAGAAAATTCACAATACAGAAGGTATCTTCTTAATTTCTACTGGACTCTGACAGACATTAGCCACTagaactacattttctttttacaaaccAAGCATTATTACCATTTAAAATTTATGCCaggtggctggaaagatggctcaatgattaagagcactggctgctcttccagaggacctgggttcaattctcagcaaccacattgACAGCTCATAACTCTCTGTAACTTAACTgcagtaccaggggatctgacaccctcacagacatatatgcaggcaaagaacaaatactcataaaatacaaataagtaaatcataAAAATTGCCAGGAATTTTTGGAATATTTACAAAGGCAATCTGCTACGTTGGAGGCGACATTAACAAGCATGATCCATTAACACACGTTCCCTTAACTCGCAGCCAGAGTTAAAGGGTCTGAGCTGTATGCTGTCAGCCTCACAAAGTCAGAGACTTTTCAAACAGGGAAGACTAGCTGGCTGGCTGCACAGGGACGGGGTCATTTAATGTCCACAGAGAGGCTCAGATTGGAACTAACAAGGAAACTGAGAATGGTGGGAGACTGTCTCTGGGGTCAGGGAGTGCCAGGATGTCCCTAAACTACTGCAGCTTTTAAAAATTGGCCATTTCTCTTTATAATCTTTTTATTCTAGTAAAAGCTACTGAAACACTATTTAGTTATTGGTCATATTCCCCTACAAGATGGTAAGCTCCCTAATGAACTTTGGCCTGGATGTGAACAtgaatttaattgaaaaaaattggtATGTGAGTTCACTTATTTCAATGACATAGCTGCTATTGGTCTAGACAACTACAAACACAACtatttttcctctgttttttttttgggggggggggaaggtagttttcaagacaggctttctccatgtagttttggggcctgtcctggatctcactctgtagaccaggctggcctcaaactcacacagatcttcctgggtctgccttctgagtgatgggattaaaggcatgtaccactggcgcctggctttttcctctaGTTTTAAACAAAGTggaatttaatgaaataatactTTAAATCTAAAGCAAACTTGTGGTCCTTGTGTCATAACTTGCAGCTGGTGAATGAAAAGCAATGTGAAAAGAGTTGGTCCTTTTTTACTGCATCTTTGCAAAAAAAGATTAATTCATCTACTTTTCCCTCTGCATTTAAAGATCAAGTCATGGTGCCTATCTATAAAAGGCACTGAGTTACAGATTAATCAGAGATTAGAATTTAGACTAGGGGTCTTTTGTTGAATTACTAGCACTGGGCAAGGAAAAAAAGCAGGTGCTTTACAGGTTTATATGGAAGATAAATCTAAAATGACAAAACAGAGAAGATATATCTCATAAAAATTAGCTGCTAATGTTTCAACTATACCATAACATTTTAGCATagccaaataaatatatataaatctttttgttcgtttgtttgtttggttggttggttgattttttgagatagggtttcctctgtgtaactttggaacATATtatggatctcacactgtagcccaggctggcctcgaattcacagagatccttctgcctctgcctcccaggtgctgggattaaaggtgtgtaccgccACTGCTCAgcaaatatataaatcttatgCAAGATCAATTCCTGTAATATTCTAAAGCACTCCAATCAaatccctgcccccactcccaggtCCTTCACTTGTAGTCCCTAAGAATATCTTCCCTCTGAAAGTCTAAACATAAACCACCTCCACTTGTTTCTGAAGCCAGTGAATTGCAGTAAGGACAATGCTTTAGAGCACAGCTAGGACACACACCTGAATTAAGGAAGAACTGAGGAGAATCACCATGAATGCCCACTGTGCCTGGTCCCAACGAGTTAGACAGGGTGTTCACAAAGGAAAACACTCCACTCATGATTCCAAAGCCCAAGCCAGAAACTAGAGAGGAAGAAAACACCGTTAAGCCCTTTTCCTGTTATGAGTTCAGTTCAAATCTAATTTGCAAGGACTGGGGAATACTACTTCACTGCAGGGAAAAGGGTACACCTGCTGCTGCTGAagcaccagccagccagctctgGAAGGCTAagtgagaaaggagaggagaaaaggaaggagaggatgtAGTAGATCAATGAACAAGGCAGAGGCACAGAAGAAactagagaggaagaagagggtaaTGTGATGAAGGCCCTGGCTTTGGTTTATTGTAGCCAGACTATGAGGGAGTAACTGTGATTGCAAGATGGGTCTgggccagactgagctacatgGATACCaagatcttgtgtgtgtgtgtgtgtgtgtgtgtgtgtgtgtgtgtgtgtgtgtgtgtgtaagctgtgTGCAGGCTGtgcaggtagtgtgtgtgtgtgtgtgtgtgtgtgtgtgtgtgtgtgtgtaagctatgTGCAGGCTGtgcaggtggtgtgtgtgtgtgtgtgtgtgtgtgtgttgtgtgtgtgtgtgtgtgtgtgtgtgtgtgtgtgtgtgtgtgtgtgtgtgtgtaagctatgTGCAGGCTGTGCAGGTGTTGGggcccctagaactagagttccgggtggttgtgagccatcatctgggtgctgggaactgaactcagtcctctgtgagagcaataggtgctcttaactgctgagcctcctcTTCAGgacttctgttatttttcttcatgacACCACAGGGTCTAACTCACCATAGGCCAACAGTCGCATTGAGGGTGCTGACTCCTCAGGGTTTATGCTTTTCAAACCCTCACTGGctgttctaaaagaaaaacacatttatttgtttttaaagaaatagtctCATATCAGGCACATCATGAAACCCTTCAAAACTAGGTTCTTAGTGAGGCTTCTGATCAGGTTACACTCCAGGTTGTAGTCCAGAATCCATTTAAGTGAAACCCAgcactctttttttgttgttgttgtttgttttgtttttgtttgagacaggctctctctatgtagcctggaTGTTCACTGTATaggtcagactggcctcaaattcacagaggtccatctgcttctgcctcttggccAAAGGCAGATGCCACCAGCTccagcacattttcttttctttttaagatttacttatttttatatgcattagtgttttgcctgcatgtatgtctgtgtgagggtgtagaATCCTTttcaactggagttatagacagctatgagctgccttgtgggtactgggaattgaacctagggccactggaagatcagccagtgctcttaactgctgagccaactctcctgCCCAACTCCAGCACATGTTCAATAACTGAAGCCAAGAAGTGAGATTTCCACCAACTCCATCTAGCTGATGTTTCCACAAAAggaaacaattaaaatatcagtaaaaaGCCAGTAGGGATTGAttcagaaagaacaaaagcagTGCTCTAATTTCTGAGCTCaaggaatatttatttctttatcccAAGGCATCTATCACTCTGGATTTTCTTTTCCCCCCTGAAGTCTCCATCTTTATCTTCAACTTATGGTCATTTGGTTGTATTTTCCACTATGGCTATACTTATTAccccttctctctttcacacTCAAGAACCAAATTTATTCTCACCCTTCTAGCAGCAACTTCTTTCTTTGGTTCAGGAACTGACCCCCGTGCCTCACGCATGCCAAGCACATGTTCCACCactggggtttttctttttctgtttgttcatttggttgttttgagatggtCTATGTAACTAGGCTGACTTCAAAATCATTACGTAGtgaagattacaggtgtgtaccctCATGCCTAGTTTATGAGGTGCAGGggattgggaattgaacccagggctacaTCTTCAGCCCCCTTAACGCAccattttagaaaatttaaaaaacagagagacacttctaaaaaagaaaaaaaaaaaaacagggctgaGGGTCTAGGTCAGTGATAGAGCTCTCTCCTAGCTTGTGCCAAGAccttgggtggggggggggggacacacggGATGGGACATAGACAgggtcaaaaaaataaaacaaaactgtagcATTGGTATCTTAGCTTTTCACTTTTCTGTAGATATAAGATTTTCTAAAATcacaaaatgtgtattttatcaatattattaaagaaaactgaattatGTTGCAAAACCTGCAAtccaagtattttaaaaacacacacagacacaattcCCACACAGCACCATACAGCAGTTTTTGACAACACAGGAGTTACTGAAAATGCTTTTTAGGCAATGACAGTTATGTTTTAGGCAAATAACTTGAAATTGTAAAAAGTTTGTGTGGAAAGgcctagagagagagagctcagtgcttGAGAGCACCGGccgttcttccagagaacccaggctcTATTCATTGCAGCCCTATGGTGACACATAGCTGCTTATAACTTCATGTCCAGGGGATCTGTTGTCCTTTTCTGGACTtcttggacaccaggcatgcacagagtgcacagacatacatgcaggcaaaacactcatacacataagataaaaatgagtatgttaaaaaatgaaaaataaaatttgtgcaGAAATGGACATTGCAGCCATATGCAGCCAACTTCTCACTGTACaaggttttgttctgtttgaaaGTTATAAtcatctcattcattcattaacaATGTAGTAACTGCTCTTGATTTCCTGACTCATGAAATAAACTATTTGACTGCAATGATTTATAAAAGTGGGTACAAATGCTCCACATTTTAATCAGGGCAGCAAATTCAGGCAGCAAAATTGTGGTTAAGTTGGTCCCTTAAACTAAAAGGCTCAAACATATTTGTGGTAGTATAGACATTTAAGTAAAATCTGAATAAACCAAAATCTCTAGTATTGAATAAAGAATACCATGAGAGATCAATTTTAATGTATTCACTTACATTGTAGCTCCAAGAAAAGAGCTCATGCTTTgttcttaaatgtatttttccttttgtagatTTGAAACTatagaatatgtttttaaaatgagccTCTGTTTCCCACTAGTAGTCAAAACAATGGAAGACATAATCTCCATAAGAATAATTTATTTCAGGTGGTAAGAGGAAAACATGAAGTCCCAATGGGAAGGCTCTCTGTTATTTCAGTAATTATTTCTCTGGGTTATTTTTCTTCAGTAATGTGGGTTTTTTgggtttattcatttctttccagtTTCCTCCCATTAGAAGTCCCACCAGCCAGAGCTCTTTCCTTACCACTTTTGTGATAAACCTCCAGTGTCTACAAAGTGCCTGGCATTTGGCAATTCTTAAGAAACATTTTTgagaggaaggagatgaaagaggaaaagaaaaaggaagagtatGAGGGCAGGCAGGCAAGCCAGGTCAGAAGTTTAAATACTCCATATTTTCAGGCTAGAAGAGGTCCAATCACCAAATCACAACTCAAGTCTAACTGGGAAAATAAAGCAAACGTTTAACTTACTTTAACAGCCTGTAATACGCAAACCTAAACAGTTCTTGGAAACAGACAGAGAGCAACACTCCGAAGATGAGCAGGTACTTCTGTATCGGTCCATCTCTGTGGTCAGTAATGACTCTCACTAGGTACCAGAAAAcagaggaaagcagaagagaCACCAACCAGAAGAAAGCTCTGGAAtgtagaagaaaaaaagccacaagtTAACAGAAGCACAAGATTAATAAGGACTTTAAATCTGCTGGAGAAGAAACAAAGATCTTGGtttttttaattgggaaaaaAGTCCTTGAGTGGCGTTCTGGATCATCAGTTGATGATCAGTGGTCCATTTCTCTCCTAGTGAGAAAAATAGTCCAAGAGGAATGTCAGATGTGCTCAACAAGAATGTGCTCAGTGACCCTGTCAGGTGCACGCACACTAAGACACTGTCTGCCAAGGACTGGCTAAGAGGAACTTGGTTGCTGACTATTTTTCCTAAGTGATGTTCTGCCTAAGCAATGGTGTGCCATAGAAACATATAACCAGTGACCATTGCAATTTTCATATCCTCAAAATTCGCCAGAAACTATGGATTTAATGGCTAGATATCTGTTAAGATAAGTGTCTTtttctgacaaaaaaaattatacctAAACTTGTATTCATAGTGTGCACTGTGTAAATTTCAGAAACTGTATACTTCTGGTGGGTGCAAAGAGACCAAGACCACGTTCACCAGCAGAGTTCTGTATTTACCAAGCTCTCAGGACAACATGCCTGGTCAGGTGTTGCTGCGTTTTCTAGCGCTCCCACCCTCCGCTGCACCCCAGTCATTACCCAGGGGTCTACAAGAAAAAAACCTGAGCCCAAACCCCTGCCAGGCATTCTGAGTCCGAggatggggcaggggaggggtgggCCGCTGATCCCCAGGTGACGTTGATGACAGACGGCGGGGACGACCCACTGAGCGCTGGGTGAAATGAGACTCCTGTGGGAAGGCGAGGGCTCCATACGCGAATGGAGCCAAGTGTCCCCACACTTAGCCCACAGAAGCCTAGATGCGCAGGGCGCGCCTGCTCAGCCTGCCCTTCTCCTCAGACCCTGGCAGCGGGGAGGAGCCTCCCGTCCTTccagccctggcagtcccacagGCTGGAGAGAGTGGGGGGTGGTGATCCCCGAGGCCCTGGGAACCCCGGCGCGGGAGGGGACCCGCTGCGTCTTGGACTTGGGGCAGTCTCACCCGGCGATGAGGAAGATGACGCGCAAGGGGTCGGTGGCGATGGTGAAGACGTAGAGAGCGAGCGCGGGCCCGAAGGCGATGAAGGCGCAACCGAAGAACACGGCCGCCGTCATGGCGACCGCGGAAGCCAGTCCAGGGAGCCTGAGGACCCGAGGTGCCCAGCGGACAGTGGGTGCTGGATAAGGGGAGGGGCCAGGCTGCAAAGCTCCGAGTGCTCAGCCTGGGCAGAGTCAGGACCCGCAGCGCTCGGGAGGCGGGGCCTCGAGGGGCTCCAAAGCCCGCGGCTGCCGAGGGAGGGGCGGAGCTGGGGAGGCGGGGCCTCGAGGTGCTCCAAAGCCCGTAGCAACCGAGGGAGGGGCGGAGCCCGGGAGGCGGGGCCTCGAGGTGCTCCAAAGCCCGTAGCAACCGAGGGAGGGGCGGAGCTGGGGAGGCGGGGCCTCGAGGTGCTCCAAAGCCCGTAGCAACCGAGGGAGGGGCGGAGCCCGGGAGGCGGGGCCTCGAGGTGCTCCAAAGCCCGTAGCAACCGAGGGAGGGGCGGAGCTGGGGAGGCGGGGCCTCGAGGTGCTCCAAAGCCCGTAGCAACCGAGGGAGGGGCGGAGCCCGGGAGGCGGGGCCTCGAGGTGCTCCAAAGCCCGTGGCGGCCGAGGGAGGGGCGGAGCCCGGGAGGCGGGGCCTGGTGGTGCTCAAGTCAAAGAACGGACCAGATGAAGTTCTCGAGGCGTGTCTTCCATGTGTTCTTCGCCCATCAGGGTGGACGGTGAGGCGGGCCTCTCTACTCCAGTCGCAGCGAACAAGGCAAGACTCAGTTGTTGGGGCCTCCAGAAGCTCCATGGCCCGTAAAAGCGGTTCGCTGGTTCGAGTTCGGCAGGCAGGCGGAGACTCAAGGTGCTCCAAGCTCAAAGGAGGAGGGGCGTAACTTCGGACGCACCTCTGGAGGTGCTCCAGGCCCAGTCTGAGGGAGTTTCCTGGCAGAAAGGTAGCAGCTCAGCATGCTCCTGCCCTGCAGAAAGTTGTTACTTCTCCGCCCGGCTCTGCTCTGGTGAGAGGAGGTCATCACCTAAACCTCATTGAAGATATTTACTGGTGGAGAGGAATCCAGCCTCTAATGGTAGAAAAAGGCAACTCCAAATTGAACAGGTACAGGAGTTATATAGAATTTCTTAGGAAGTTTTTTCCAgggtgaagattttcagggtgggaattggttgGATTTCAGTCCCTGAGCTTGGACAAGCTCAAAGATTGGCTGAAGTTCGTGCTCAGGGATTCGTTGGGTTTTGTACTGAGTTGGTCAGGGGCAAGatgtgtttctttcactagcCCTTTTTAAccctttggctctggtttcagggtcagggtgtgtttttTTGGCTGACCCTTTTACCCTACAATGAGACCTgactttggttcccaggacccatgcaAATCTTGGTTAGGTAGCAGGCATCTGAGTCCTTCAGTTAGATAGATGGGAGGTGGATATAAAATACTTCCCTCGAGCCCTCTGTCCATCTATCCTGGCATACACAGCAGCGAACAACAGAACAacagagaccttgtcacaaacaaGTAGAAGGTGAATCAAATCCCaaggttgtcttttgacctccacatatgtaccaAATATAGGCTACTGTCCTTACACTCAcatatgaatgagtacatatgtgggcacatatacacacacacaccacaactatacacatatgcacataaagatttttttaaagaatagaacAGTGCATATTGAATAAGAAAAGTTAGTAACTGAGTGGATGGGGCAGTAAGTAAGTAGTAACACTCTTCAATaacttcttcattcattcattcactcagcaaACACTGAGGGCCTTTAAAGTTTCAGGGACAGTGAGTTTCTTGGTTTTAGAATGtattttaaggggctggagagatgcctcagtggtaaAGAATACTTgtttgctcttgtggaggacccagtTTCAGTTCAGAggactcagcacccacatggtggctcacaaccatctgaaactccagttctaggggatccaaagcccACTTCTGGCATCCAAGGGTAttcatatggtacacagacatacatgcaggcaaacacacattaataattgtttttgatCTATCAATGAGCAAGCAACAACAAATATAGGTACACAATAATTCTTTCACTTGATCAAAAGCTATCTTTTATGAGGCAAAGAGCTCACTATGTCTGTAGCCAAAACTGACCTTAAATTCAAGACCCTGTTGCCTCAGCTCAATTCAGGGCTACAAAAGTGCACCATCATGCTTGGTCACACTATTTCCTTATTGCTAtataatttcagtttttcttccaTAGAATTTATTCCCAGTCAGcataaaaagatatataagtgTCTATGAAATACAAGTatcagtggaaggagaaagccaatatctgcaagatgtcctctgacctacacacacacacacacacctctcaaaattttaattaagaaaatttttttggccaggcagtggtggcacacgcctttaatccccgcacttgggaggcagagacaggcaggtatctgtgagttccaggccagcctggtctacacagtgagttccaggacagccagagctgttacacagagaaatccagtctcaaaagaaaacaaacaaacaaaaaaaccaaaaaaaaattgttttggcCACTATCACACATTTAAAGGTGGCTTGTATGTGTTGGATACAACACAGAAAGTTTATAAGGTAACTGACAATGGCTATATTAAGTATATAATACATTCACACTTTATACACATGAGTGCTGCGTTCAGAAAGGCTCACTGCAGTGCTCTAAACTAATCCAGTGTAATCCACACATATCTGCTTCACTTTGACCAGTAAAGAGACAATACCATGAAAATAATTTGCATGGCTTGAGGTTAGGCTATTCCAAGACATAATCCCCTTGTCCTACAGACAACCACAAAAACTACCAGCTAAGGCCACAGCAATGGATACAGTAGAttattgagattttttaaaatctgtgttaatttgtgtgtgtgtgtgtgtgtgtgtgtgtgtgtgtgtgtgtgtgtgttgttctttgTCTGGTTTTGGGATTGGGGTAATAGTGACTTTGAAAAAACACAATTAGGgaatgttccttcagtttcttttttgcaGACTTATTTGAGGAGCATTGACATtagttctttgaaggtctggGAGAATTCTATGCTGAATCCATTTAGCTCagggtttttttggttgagagatttttaattactgcttctgttTCATTAGGGaatataggtctgtttaaattgtttatctgatcttgatctAGCTTTGGTAGTttgt from Onychomys torridus chromosome 7, mOncTor1.1, whole genome shotgun sequence encodes:
- the LOC118587212 gene encoding gamma-secretase subunit APH-1B-like isoform X2 gives rise to the protein MTAAVFFGCAFIAFGPALALYVFTIATDPLRVIFLIAGAFFWLVSLLLSSVFWYLVRVITDHRDGPIQKYLLIFGVLLSVCFQELFRFAYYRLLKTASEGLKSINPEESAPSMRLLAYAFMTLVIIMLHVFWGIVFFDGCEKKKWHTLLTVLLTHLLVSTQTFLTPYYGVNLVSAYIIMVVMGIWAFFVAGGSCRSLKLCLLCQDKDFLLYNQRSR
- the LOC118587212 gene encoding gamma-secretase subunit APH-1B-like isoform X1: MTAAVFFGCAFIAFGPALALYVFTIATDPLRVIFLIAGAFFWLVSLLLSSVFWYLVRVITDHRDGPIQKYLLIFGVLLSVCFQELFRFAYYRLLKTASEGLKSINPEESAPSMRLLAYVSGLGFGIMSGVFSFVNTLSNSLGPGTVGIHGDSPQFFLNSAFMTLVIIMLHVFWGIVFFDGCEKKKWHTLLTVLLTHLLVSTQTFLTPYYGVNLVSAYIIMVVMGIWAFFVAGGSCRSLKLCLLCQDKDFLLYNQRSR